In Prinia subflava isolate CZ2003 ecotype Zambia chromosome 1, Cam_Psub_1.2, whole genome shotgun sequence, the DNA window GTGCGCCCAGGTCCGTTCCAGCCTCTACCACTCTTCCCACAGTGTACTCGCCCGCCCTCTCCCAGTCAGGGACCCCCGTTTCCCCCGTGCAGTACACTCACCTGCAGCACACCTTCCAGTTCGTCGGGCCCCAGTACAGCGGGTCGTACACGGGATTCATCCCCTCGCAGCTGATTTCCCCAACAGCCAATTCTGCGACTGGCGCCGTGGCGGCGGCCACAGCCGTTGCGACCACTCCATCCCAGCGCTCCCAGCTGGAGGCTTATTCCACTTTGCTGGCCAGCATGAGCGGCTTAAGCCAGCAGGGGCACAAAGTTGAGCCGCACCTGGTCAGGACGCCTGGACTGATTGCTGCTGGGTCTCCTCCACCCGCCCAGCAGAACCAGTACGTCCAcatttccagctcttcccagaacACTGTCAGAAATGTCTCTCCTCCAACCATCCCAGTCCCCCTGCACCCACATCAGACAGTGATCCCGCACACCCTCACCCTCGGCCCTTCCTCCCAAGTGGTGGTGCAGTACACTGACTCGGGGGGCCACTTTGTCACCAGAGATCCCCCCAAGAAACCCGAGAGCAGTCGGCTGCAGGCGATGCAGGCCAAGGAGGTACTGAACGGCGAGATAGAGAAGAGCCGGAGGTACGGCATTTCGCCTTCTGCCGACATGGGTCTAGTCAAAGCAGGCAATAAACCAGCTCCCCATCATTATGAGACCAGGCACGTGGTGGTCCACTCGAGCCCCGCTGAGTACGGCGTGCGTGATTCCTCAGGTGTCCGAGCCTCTGTCATGGTGGTCCCCAACAGCAGCACACCCACGGCAGACATGGAGGTGCAGCAGGCCGCCAATCGTGAGACCTCTCCTTCAGCCCTCAATGACAAGGGAAGTTTGCACTTAGGAAAGCCAACCCACCGGTCCTATGCCTTGTCTCCGCAGCAGGCTCTGGGCCACGAGGGGGTGAAGGCGGTGGCCACGCTGTCCCCTCACACCGTCATTCAGACCACCCACAGCGCCTCCGAGCAACTCCCTGTGGGGCTGCCGGCGACAGCTTTCTACACTGGGACCCAGCCGCCGGTGATCGGCTACCTGAGCGGCCAGCAGCAAGCCATCGGCTACCCCGGCAGCCTGCCGCAGCACCTGGTGATCCCGGGCACCCAGTCCCTGCTGATTCCGGTCGGCAGCGCGGATGTGGAGCCGTCGGGAGTCACGCCTGCGATCGTCACGTCGTCTCCTCAGtttgcagcagtgcct includes these proteins:
- the ATXN1 gene encoding ataxin-1, with the protein product MKSNQERSNECLPPKKREIPATSLPSEVKPVLPSENHRADNLAWLPSTPSGQGGLGGRHRPGGTSSVEAGLQQGLHKSLSAGLDYSPPSAPRSVPASTTLPTVYSPALSQSGTPVSPVQYTHLQHTFQFVGPQYSGSYTGFIPSQLISPTANSATGAVAAATAVATTPSQRSQLEAYSTLLASMSGLSQQGHKVEPHLVRTPGLIAAGSPPPAQQNQYVHISSSSQNTVRNVSPPTIPVPLHPHQTVIPHTLTLGPSSQVVVQYTDSGGHFVTRDPPKKPESSRLQAMQAKEVLNGEIEKSRRYGISPSADMGLVKAGNKPAPHHYETRHVVVHSSPAEYGVRDSSGVRASVMVVPNSSTPTADMEVQQAANRETSPSALNDKGSLHLGKPTHRSYALSPQQALGHEGVKAVATLSPHTVIQTTHSASEQLPVGLPATAFYTGTQPPVIGYLSGQQQAIGYPGSLPQHLVIPGTQSLLIPVGSADVEPSGVTPAIVTSSPQFAAVPHTFVTTAVPKSENFSAEPLTTQPAYQATMVQAQIHLPVVQSIASPAAAPPTLPPYFMKGSIIQLANGELKKVEDLKTEDFIQSAEISNDLKIDSSTVERIEDSHSPGIAVIQFAVGEHRAQVSVEVLVEYPFFVFGQGWSSCCPERTSQLFDLPCSKLSVGDVCISLTLKNLKNGSIKKGQPMDSASILLKHSKNDSLAGSRHRYPEQENGINQGSAQMLAENGELKFPDKIGLPAAPLLTKTEPSKPPATRKRRWSAPETRKLEKSEEEPPLTLPKPSFIPQEVKICIEGRSNVGK